TGTTGGGGGATCGAGGAATTCGTTATCTAGACAGGTGAAGGGCCATGAAACTGAAGCAACTGATCGCGGGGGGCACCGTCGCCGGTGCTCTAAGCGCGGCGGCATTGGGTATGGGCGTCGGTACGGCGAACGCCGCTCCTGGACCGCCTCCACCCGCTCCCGGTGGCAACCATGGCGCGCCGGCGCCCGGCGGCTTCCACGCCCCGACCGGACCAAATGATCCCGGCGGGCCCGGTGGCCCCGGTGGGCCGGGCGAACCCGGCGGACCTGGCGGACCTCCGGGTGGACCCGGCGGACCCGGTGGCCCGGGCGGCCCGGGTGCACCCGGTCATCCGGGCGGTCCGGGTGGACCCCCGGGCGGACCCGGTGGCCCAGGCAACCCGGGCGGACCCGGTGGTCCTGGCGGGCCCGGTCATCCGGGTGAACCCGGCGGACCAGGAGGTCCGGGTGGCCCAGGCGGACCCGGTGGCCCATGGCACGGCGATCCGCAGCGCGGTTATTTCCACAACGCCCCTTGGGGCGACGGCCCCGCACCCTGGGGGCCCGGCGCGCCGCCGAGGCCGGCGTGGGACAGGCCGCTACCTCCGCCCGGCGGGCAATGGGGGTATGGCCC
The nucleotide sequence above comes from Mycobacterium malmoense. Encoded proteins:
- a CDS encoding chitin-binding protein, which encodes MKLKQLIAGGTVAGALSAAALGMGVGTANAAPGPPPPAPGGNHGAPAPGGFHAPTGPNDPGGPGGPGGPGEPGGPGGPPGGPGGPGGPGGPGAPGHPGGPGGPPGGPGGPGNPGGPGGPGGPGHPGEPGGPGGPGGPGGPGGPWHGDPQRGYFHNAPWGDGPAPWGPGAPPRPAWDRPLPPPGGQWGYGPINYYGYNETPVWDPGFNQWGFWFFGVWIPL